From the Oleiharenicola lentus genome, one window contains:
- a CDS encoding nucleoside hydrolase-like domain-containing protein produces the protein MKRRLRLLLPLAAIFAATVTFAATSAGEETATLRFVEIPRSRIVVLTDMGNEADDSQTMVRLLVHANQFDVEGLIAVSSCHQYAGKNDSDLVRNDVQPTMITERIHAYGRVRDNLLLHADGWPTVEHLLSRTGSGPREYGMLGVGDGRSTDGSELIVRALTNGDPRPLYLCINAGANCLAQALWDLRARLNAAAFDAALAKLRIYDDAGQDDAGAWIARSFPHVRYLRSQLQVFNLMNNDGPVTWNPSAAYPGKGQHDWAREHVQTNHGPLGALYPRREKWQQPEIDHTLEGGGTSTWLGHANPGLYVPEEPTWGGWGGRFATQKRLNVRADQLKWADLVATEEKFMPFAMVPEAADCWTDPQTGIHYHGIGVPIFRWRRAYQNEFQARMDWCVQPYAQANHPPVAALNGDRSERIARVDALPGQTLRFDASASSDPDGDTLTFRWYFYPEAGTHLGPLPIIESNGPLARFTVTTPPHRGQLHLILEVQDKNSGVPLTAYRRVVIDCD, from the coding sequence GTGAAACGGCGCCTTCGCCTTTTGCTGCCCCTCGCGGCAATCTTCGCTGCGACCGTCACTTTCGCCGCCACCTCCGCCGGCGAAGAAACCGCCACCCTGCGCTTCGTCGAAATACCCCGCAGCCGCATCGTCGTCCTCACCGACATGGGCAACGAGGCCGACGACTCGCAGACCATGGTGCGCCTGCTCGTTCACGCCAACCAGTTCGACGTCGAAGGCCTCATCGCTGTGTCGTCGTGCCATCAATACGCCGGCAAAAACGACTCCGACCTGGTCCGCAACGACGTCCAGCCGACGATGATTACCGAGCGCATCCACGCCTACGGGCGCGTGCGCGATAATCTCCTGCTCCACGCTGACGGCTGGCCGACTGTTGAACACCTCCTCAGCCGCACCGGCAGCGGTCCCCGCGAATACGGCATGCTCGGTGTCGGCGACGGCCGCAGCACTGACGGCTCGGAATTGATCGTGCGTGCCCTGACCAACGGCGACCCGAGGCCTCTCTACCTTTGCATCAACGCCGGAGCCAACTGCCTCGCGCAGGCGCTGTGGGATCTCCGCGCCCGGCTCAACGCTGCTGCCTTCGACGCCGCGCTCGCCAAGCTCCGCATCTACGACGACGCCGGCCAGGACGACGCCGGTGCATGGATCGCGCGCAGTTTCCCCCATGTGCGCTACCTCCGCAGCCAGTTGCAGGTTTTTAATCTCATGAACAACGACGGCCCCGTGACTTGGAATCCGTCCGCCGCCTACCCCGGCAAAGGCCAGCACGACTGGGCCCGCGAACACGTTCAGACCAACCACGGCCCGCTCGGCGCCCTCTACCCGCGCCGCGAAAAATGGCAGCAGCCGGAAATCGATCACACTCTCGAAGGCGGCGGCACGAGCACGTGGCTCGGCCACGCCAACCCCGGTCTCTACGTCCCCGAAGAACCGACGTGGGGCGGCTGGGGCGGCCGCTTCGCCACTCAAAAACGGCTCAACGTCCGCGCCGACCAACTCAAGTGGGCGGATCTCGTCGCTACCGAGGAAAAATTCATGCCCTTCGCCATGGTCCCCGAAGCCGCCGACTGCTGGACCGACCCTCAAACCGGCATCCACTACCACGGCATCGGCGTCCCCATCTTCCGCTGGCGCCGCGCCTACCAGAACGAATTCCAGGCCCGCATGGACTGGTGCGTGCAACCCTACGCCCAGGCCAACCATCCTCCCGTCGCCGCGCTCAATGGTGACCGCAGCGAACGCATCGCCCGCGTCGACGCCCTCCCGGGCCAGACTCTCCGCTTCGACGCCTCCGCCTCCTCCGACCCCGATGGCGACACTCTCACATTCCGTTGGTATTTCTACCCCGAAGCCGGCACCCACCTCGGACCGTTGCCGATCATCGAAAGCAACGGACCGCTTGCCCGCTTCACCGTGACGACTCCGCCCCATCGCGGACAGCTGCACCTCATCCTCGAAGTTCAGGACAAAAACTCCGGCGTTCCGCTTACTGCCTATCGCCGCGTCGTGATCGACTGTGACTGA
- a CDS encoding sulfatase family protein → MNPRLVFMPVLTLLGLLIFAAVSAIGATERPPNIVIIFTDDQGYADLGCYGSESIRTPRLDRMAAEGVRFTNFHVAASVCSASRASLLTGRYSSRHGVRGVFVPGNNGLSPGELTLAEFLRPRGYATACIGKWHLGDAPQFLPTAQGFDTYLGIPYSNDMYVGPSQAWADNATFRDGWTRERALEAQSFVKNNVANRAAIEAKGLRDLVPLMEGQQIVEFPADQASLTRRYFDRALDFIDRASADKKPFFVYLTPAMPHVPLFASSEFLGQSPRGLYGDTVEEIDYHVGRLLDHLAARGLDENTLVLFASDNGPWLGKGDATGSAGTFRDGKFSTYEGGLRVPAIIRWPTRIPAGQTSDALVSTIDLFPTLARFTRTPLPDRALDGHDLSAHLLTPSAPFASQPYFCMNDGQPVGVISGPWKLLPHGGKRNLSPETPPELYNLTDDPGEKTNLASAHPEKIRELKALLHIFSNSL, encoded by the coding sequence ATGAACCCACGCCTCGTCTTCATGCCCGTCCTGACTCTCCTCGGACTCCTGATCTTCGCGGCGGTTTCCGCGATTGGCGCCACCGAGCGCCCGCCCAACATCGTAATCATCTTCACCGACGACCAAGGCTACGCCGACCTTGGCTGCTACGGCTCCGAAAGCATCCGCACCCCCCGCCTCGACCGCATGGCCGCCGAGGGTGTCCGCTTCACCAACTTCCACGTTGCCGCCTCCGTCTGCTCCGCCTCGCGCGCGAGTCTGTTGACGGGCCGCTACTCTTCGCGCCACGGCGTGCGCGGCGTCTTCGTCCCCGGCAACAACGGCCTGTCGCCCGGTGAACTCACCCTCGCCGAATTTCTCCGCCCCCGCGGTTACGCCACCGCCTGCATCGGCAAATGGCACCTCGGCGATGCCCCGCAATTCCTACCCACCGCCCAGGGCTTCGACACCTATTTGGGCATCCCCTACAGCAATGACATGTATGTCGGCCCCTCCCAAGCGTGGGCCGACAACGCCACCTTTCGCGATGGCTGGACCCGCGAGCGCGCCCTCGAAGCACAATCCTTCGTGAAAAATAATGTCGCCAACCGCGCCGCCATCGAAGCCAAGGGCCTCCGCGACCTCGTCCCACTCATGGAGGGACAACAGATCGTCGAATTCCCCGCCGACCAAGCATCGCTCACCCGTCGCTACTTCGACCGCGCCCTCGACTTCATCGACCGCGCCTCCGCCGACAAAAAACCCTTCTTCGTCTACCTCACGCCCGCCATGCCGCACGTCCCGCTCTTTGCCTCGTCAGAGTTTCTCGGCCAAAGCCCGCGCGGCCTCTACGGCGACACCGTCGAGGAAATCGATTACCACGTCGGCCGCCTCCTCGATCACCTCGCCGCCCGCGGGCTCGACGAGAACACCCTCGTCCTCTTCGCCTCCGACAACGGCCCCTGGCTCGGCAAAGGCGACGCCACCGGCAGCGCGGGCACTTTCCGCGATGGCAAATTCTCTACCTACGAAGGCGGCCTCCGCGTCCCCGCCATCATCCGCTGGCCCACCCGCATCCCCGCCGGCCAGACCAGCGACGCCCTCGTCTCGACCATTGATCTCTTCCCCACCCTCGCCCGTTTCACCCGCACGCCCCTCCCCGACCGCGCGCTCGACGGCCATGACCTCTCGGCCCATCTGCTCACCCCCTCAGCTCCCTTCGCCTCGCAGCCCTATTTCTGCATGAACGATGGCCAGCCCGTCGGCGTCATCTCCGGCCCATGGAAACTCCTCCCTCATGGCGGCAAGCGAAACCTTTCCCCCGAAACCCCTCCCGAACTTTATAACCTCACTGATGATCCTGGCGAAAAAACCAACCTCGCTTCAGCCCACCCCGAAAAAATCCGCGAGCTTAAAGCTCTCCTCCATATTTTCTCTAACTCCCTCTAA
- a CDS encoding DUF1501 domain-containing protein encodes MNPIHARQQHLSRRQFISHSAAGLGTAALAYLLARNGLSAATAAPSQRFGGLPGLPNFAPKAKRVIHLFMSGGPTHVDLFDWKPRLQQMHGEVVPPSYVGDKIFSTMTGEANGKVMLAPIEPFRQHGQSGAWVSNFLPHTAKIVDELCFIKSLRTDSVNHAPAVTFMLTGAQLPGRPTLGAWLSYGLGSETEELPAFVVLTSVNHATTCGQTFNEFYWGNGFLPSRFQGVKFRGGREPVLYLENAPGISPRMKREVLNAIAQINSQQHHLLGDPEITTRIAQYEMAARMQMSVPELADFSAEPPEVLASYGPEVNRPGSFAHNCVMARRLIERGSRYIQLMHAGWDQHNSVTTELYDQCRDTDQPSAALVSDLKRLGLLDDTLVIWGGEFGRTPFIQGNLGERHRWGRDHHPYAFTSWLAGGGVKPGFCYGETDDLGFNVIKDPVHVHDFQATILHLLGLDHTRLTFRFQGRDFRLTDVHGNVVHDIIA; translated from the coding sequence ATGAACCCGATCCACGCCCGCCAGCAGCACCTCTCCCGGCGCCAGTTTATCAGCCACAGCGCCGCCGGGCTCGGCACTGCCGCGCTCGCTTACCTTCTGGCGCGCAACGGGCTCTCCGCTGCTACGGCCGCCCCATCCCAACGCTTCGGAGGACTTCCCGGACTGCCCAACTTCGCCCCGAAGGCCAAGCGCGTGATCCACCTGTTCATGAGCGGCGGCCCCACCCACGTCGATCTATTCGACTGGAAACCGCGTTTGCAGCAGATGCACGGCGAGGTTGTCCCGCCGTCTTACGTCGGGGACAAGATCTTCAGTACCATGACAGGCGAAGCGAACGGCAAGGTGATGCTGGCCCCCATCGAACCTTTCCGTCAGCACGGCCAAAGCGGAGCCTGGGTCAGCAACTTTCTCCCCCACACGGCAAAGATCGTCGACGAGCTGTGTTTCATCAAGTCGCTCCGCACGGATTCGGTAAACCACGCCCCCGCCGTCACGTTCATGCTGACCGGCGCCCAGTTGCCCGGCCGGCCCACCTTGGGCGCCTGGCTGAGCTACGGCCTGGGTTCCGAAACCGAGGAACTGCCGGCCTTCGTCGTGCTGACTTCGGTAAACCATGCCACCACCTGCGGTCAGACCTTCAACGAATTTTATTGGGGCAACGGGTTTCTTCCCTCCCGTTTCCAAGGGGTGAAATTCCGCGGCGGCCGGGAGCCGGTGCTCTACCTGGAGAACGCCCCCGGCATCAGCCCGCGGATGAAGCGCGAGGTCCTGAATGCGATCGCCCAGATCAATTCGCAACAGCACCACCTGCTCGGCGACCCGGAAATCACGACCAGGATCGCCCAATACGAGATGGCGGCACGCATGCAGATGAGCGTGCCGGAGCTGGCTGATTTTTCGGCGGAACCGCCGGAGGTGCTGGCCAGCTACGGCCCCGAGGTTAACCGGCCCGGAAGCTTTGCCCACAACTGCGTGATGGCGCGCCGCCTCATCGAGCGTGGCTCACGCTACATCCAGCTGATGCACGCGGGCTGGGACCAGCACAATTCGGTAACGACCGAACTCTATGACCAGTGTCGCGACACGGACCAACCTTCCGCCGCCCTCGTCAGCGACCTCAAGCGCCTGGGACTACTGGACGACACCCTGGTCATCTGGGGCGGCGAGTTTGGTCGCACGCCTTTCATCCAGGGCAATCTCGGTGAACGCCACCGCTGGGGGCGCGACCACCACCCCTACGCCTTCACCAGCTGGCTCGCCGGCGGAGGAGTTAAGCCGGGCTTTTGCTACGGCGAGACCGACGATCTGGGCTTCAATGTCATCAAGGACCCCGTTCACGTCCACGATTTCCAAGCCACCATCCTGCATCTGCTGGGGCTCGACCACACCCGGCTCACGTTCCGGTTCCAAGGGCGGGATTTCCGTCTCACCGATGTCCACGGCAATGTGGTCCATGACATTATCGCCTGA
- a CDS encoding DUF1553 domain-containing protein, protein MKAGSGYPSSSRVRLRPSHVFAALAATLVAGGEASATDRDPDFSREILPILSDNCFHCHGPDASHRKAKLRLDEEPDAKAPRQGYFIIKPGDSAESELINRINSSFDDELMPPADSNKRLSPHQKDLLTRWVASGARWGRHWSFTPLTRPEVSSDGRSSTAGHPVDAFVRQHLAAVRLAPAAEASRSALIRRVTLDLTGLPPTPAEVAEFLADREAGAFERVVDRLLASPAYGERMAWDWLELARYADTNGYRGDLTRTMWPWRDWVVKAFNENLAYDRFTLWQLAGDLLPHATTEQILATAFLRNHAINGEAGRIAEENRIDYVLDMTETTSTAWLGLTLGCARCHDHKFDPVTQRDYYAFSAFFNRTPVDGSGGDPQTKPVLDLSTTAQRAELAACEDRLAPLQAAVDELELAVFPRPPGEPASKSPAALGFNGEILGALDKAAHTRSAEKLLALAEAIEGAQPAYAAAVRRLHAAVAARDKLLGAMVRVMIMADAPKPRPAHVLDRGLYNRPLAEVAPGVPVFLPGLSSGAPANRLDLARWLFSAENPLTARVTVNRIWQMFFGVGLVKTVEDFGVQSEVPLHADLLDWLAADFRDSGWDMKHLVRTIVTSATYRQDNRLTPELLDRDPENRHLARGPRFRLPSWMIRDQALAASGLLVRTMGGPGVFPYQPPGIWEESSFGKLHYQADTGESLYRRSLYTFWRRSVGPTVFFDTPARFVCSVKPTRTNIPLHALATLNDPTYVEAARVLAGHALAAGTLPGDRLHFVFQRLLSRSPSAAEASILLAGLARHEAAFAASPEDARALLNVGDWRAALSTDPAEHAAWAMLCLAVLNLDETLTKS, encoded by the coding sequence GTGAAAGCCGGCAGCGGGTATCCTTCGTCTTCCCGCGTCCGTCTGCGGCCGTCGCATGTTTTCGCTGCGCTCGCGGCGACGCTCGTCGCCGGGGGGGAGGCCAGTGCCACGGACCGTGATCCGGATTTCAGCCGCGAAATCCTCCCGATTCTTTCCGACAATTGCTTTCACTGCCACGGCCCCGACGCCAGCCATCGCAAGGCCAAATTGCGGTTGGACGAGGAGCCGGACGCGAAGGCCCCGCGCCAAGGATACTTCATCATCAAGCCCGGTGACAGCGCCGAGAGCGAGCTCATCAACCGCATCAACTCGTCGTTCGACGACGAGTTGATGCCGCCGGCTGATTCGAACAAGCGCCTCTCCCCCCACCAAAAGGACCTGCTGACACGCTGGGTCGCGAGCGGCGCCCGATGGGGTCGCCATTGGTCATTCACCCCCCTCACTCGTCCGGAAGTGTCCTCGGACGGCCGGTCATCGACCGCGGGGCATCCCGTTGATGCATTCGTGCGCCAGCACCTCGCGGCTGTCCGGCTTGCTCCGGCGGCGGAGGCAAGCCGCTCGGCCCTCATCCGTCGGGTTACCTTGGATCTCACCGGCCTGCCACCCACTCCGGCCGAGGTGGCGGAGTTCCTCGCTGATCGCGAGGCCGGCGCCTTTGAGCGCGTCGTCGACCGACTGCTCGCCTCGCCGGCTTACGGCGAACGCATGGCCTGGGACTGGCTCGAACTCGCCCGCTACGCAGACACCAATGGCTACCGCGGCGATCTGACGCGCACCATGTGGCCCTGGCGGGATTGGGTCGTCAAAGCGTTCAACGAAAACCTCGCCTACGACCGGTTTACCCTCTGGCAGCTCGCGGGGGATCTGCTTCCGCATGCCACCACCGAGCAGATCTTGGCCACCGCATTCCTGCGCAACCATGCCATCAATGGCGAAGCCGGCCGCATCGCGGAGGAAAACCGCATCGACTACGTTCTCGACATGACTGAGACGACGAGCACGGCCTGGCTCGGGCTGACCCTTGGTTGCGCCCGCTGTCACGACCACAAGTTCGATCCCGTCACCCAACGCGACTACTATGCGTTCTCCGCGTTCTTCAACCGCACACCGGTCGACGGCTCCGGAGGCGACCCGCAAACCAAGCCGGTCCTCGATCTCTCAACGACCGCGCAGCGCGCCGAGCTGGCCGCCTGCGAAGACCGGCTCGCACCGCTGCAAGCGGCGGTGGACGAGTTGGAGCTGGCCGTATTTCCTCGTCCGCCCGGCGAGCCTGCCTCCAAATCCCCCGCCGCCCTCGGCTTCAACGGAGAGATCCTGGGCGCGCTCGACAAGGCCGCCCACACCCGCTCCGCCGAGAAGCTCCTCGCCCTCGCCGAGGCCATCGAAGGCGCCCAGCCCGCCTACGCCGCCGCAGTGAGACGGCTGCACGCCGCCGTCGCCGCCCGGGATAAGCTCCTGGGTGCCATGGTCCGGGTGATGATCATGGCCGATGCCCCCAAGCCGCGCCCCGCCCACGTGCTCGATCGCGGCCTTTACAACCGTCCCCTCGCCGAGGTGGCGCCCGGCGTGCCTGTTTTTTTGCCCGGACTTTCGTCCGGGGCACCCGCCAACCGGCTCGACCTGGCCCGCTGGCTGTTCTCCGCGGAGAACCCACTGACGGCCCGGGTCACCGTGAATCGCATCTGGCAGATGTTCTTCGGCGTCGGGCTCGTGAAGACAGTCGAGGATTTCGGGGTTCAGAGCGAAGTCCCGTTGCATGCCGATCTGCTGGACTGGCTCGCCGCCGACTTCCGCGACTCCGGCTGGGACATGAAACACCTCGTGCGCACCATCGTCACCAGCGCGACCTACCGGCAGGATAACCGGCTCACGCCGGAGCTGTTGGATCGGGACCCGGAAAACCGTCATCTCGCCCGCGGCCCCCGGTTTCGCCTGCCTTCATGGATGATCCGCGACCAGGCGCTGGCTGCAAGCGGCTTGCTGGTGCGCACGATGGGGGGTCCCGGCGTTTTCCCTTACCAGCCACCCGGCATCTGGGAGGAATCATCCTTCGGAAAACTACACTATCAGGCCGACACGGGGGAATCCCTCTACCGTCGCAGTCTCTACACCTTTTGGCGGCGGAGCGTCGGGCCCACCGTGTTTTTCGACACCCCCGCGCGCTTCGTCTGCTCTGTGAAGCCCACGCGCACCAACATTCCTCTGCACGCCCTCGCCACGCTGAACGATCCGACCTATGTCGAGGCGGCCCGTGTCCTAGCCGGGCACGCGCTGGCCGCCGGGACTTTGCCGGGAGACCGCCTGCACTTTGTCTTCCAACGACTGCTGTCTCGTTCACCGAGCGCCGCCGAGGCCAGCATTCTGCTCGCCGGACTGGCCCGCCACGAGGCCGCCTTCGCCGCCAGTCCGGAAGATGCGCGGGCGCTCCTCAACGTCGGCGACTGGCGTGCGGCTCTTTCAACCGACCCCGCCGAGCACGCCGCCTGGGCCATGCTCTGCCTGGCTGTGCTCAATCTGGATGAAACCCTCACAAAGAGCTGA
- a CDS encoding fibronectin type III domain-containing protein, which translates to MKHFSSLFLALSTLLAPASAQLISYDWPDATGQAKLSDRYDVYVRLGNGPEQKVEVLMSEAIYAGDFRATELQGRTFSFVNVSYNPAAGSVLTFRVVKKFGTDATSITLSPRSYGYTPTSTSGTETTFTVNAANRYLSVNFIAADNQTSPNLWIKHMLGIFVDPTETGQPGRTDAGVVVYGPTVSPASLAAASTIFFPAGYHNLKNYAGGTGLISSDGVLALQNGQALYLEGGAFVEGILTRQAQSNSNQKIFGRGLLTGRQYTWHGTPGFSGTDYGQLVLIGNNNATVEGVTMMESPEHGIVGNRATIKNLKFLGWHSNNDAVRVGSGSEISHSFLRAVDDHFYNFDIWVHDCVLWAGHNGAILTYGWGGDGGNTYNSGSSLLENIDIIHPEWIGLGNNNGLVAAQIGLDYRPFGYGGNTLTILQNIRIEGTIPGLVNLKPRSSSNGVPGAQQVPLANVGYLGDLLLSNITVDAQFGKGRIRGQTNAASNGTATFRVKNVELNNVTIGGTTITDANKATYLDIETTTTTDIRFGTAATLPSAPGGLAVGTATASSITLSWTDNASNETAYRVQRSPASAGPWTDLTDLAANATGTTVTGLNDSTTYYFRVAALNTFGLSDYAGPVSGSTTATTPTLPPPSPPTTGGGGGGGGGAPSVWFLSTLSLLALRRVSQSRRTTSLIPPGTT; encoded by the coding sequence ATGAAGCATTTTTCCTCACTGTTCCTCGCTCTTAGCACGCTGCTGGCCCCCGCCTCAGCCCAGCTCATCAGCTACGACTGGCCCGACGCGACCGGACAGGCGAAGCTCTCCGATAGATACGACGTCTACGTCCGCCTCGGCAACGGCCCCGAGCAAAAGGTTGAGGTTCTCATGTCCGAGGCAATCTATGCCGGCGATTTCCGCGCCACCGAATTGCAGGGCCGCACGTTCTCCTTCGTCAACGTCAGCTACAACCCCGCCGCCGGCTCCGTTCTCACTTTCCGCGTCGTCAAGAAATTCGGCACCGACGCCACATCCATCACGCTCTCGCCGCGCAGCTACGGCTACACTCCCACGTCCACCTCCGGCACGGAAACAACCTTCACCGTCAACGCCGCCAACCGCTACCTCTCGGTCAATTTCATCGCCGCCGACAACCAGACCTCACCGAACCTGTGGATCAAACACATGCTCGGCATCTTCGTCGATCCGACCGAGACCGGCCAGCCCGGCCGCACCGACGCCGGTGTCGTTGTTTACGGCCCCACCGTCAGCCCCGCCAGCCTCGCCGCCGCCTCCACCATCTTCTTCCCGGCCGGCTATCATAACCTGAAAAACTACGCCGGCGGCACCGGTCTCATCAGCAGCGACGGCGTCCTCGCCCTGCAAAACGGCCAAGCGCTTTACCTCGAAGGCGGCGCCTTCGTCGAAGGTATCCTCACTCGCCAAGCTCAGAGCAACTCCAACCAAAAAATCTTCGGCCGCGGACTCCTCACCGGCCGTCAATACACTTGGCACGGCACCCCGGGCTTCTCCGGCACCGACTACGGTCAGCTCGTCCTTATCGGCAACAACAACGCCACCGTCGAGGGCGTCACCATGATGGAGTCCCCCGAGCACGGCATCGTCGGCAACCGCGCCACGATCAAGAACCTGAAATTCCTCGGCTGGCATTCCAACAACGACGCAGTCCGCGTCGGTTCCGGCTCCGAGATCAGTCACAGTTTCCTGCGCGCCGTCGACGACCACTTCTACAACTTCGACATCTGGGTCCACGACTGCGTGCTCTGGGCCGGCCACAACGGCGCCATCCTCACCTACGGTTGGGGTGGAGATGGCGGTAACACCTACAACTCCGGTTCCTCGCTGCTCGAAAACATCGACATTATCCACCCCGAGTGGATCGGCCTCGGCAACAACAACGGACTCGTCGCCGCCCAGATCGGCCTCGACTACCGCCCCTTCGGCTACGGCGGCAACACGCTGACCATTCTGCAAAACATCCGCATCGAGGGCACCATCCCCGGCTTGGTGAACTTGAAACCGCGTTCCAGCAGCAACGGTGTGCCCGGCGCCCAGCAAGTGCCGTTGGCGAACGTCGGCTATCTCGGGGATCTTTTGCTCAGTAACATCACGGTCGACGCCCAATTCGGCAAAGGCCGGATCCGCGGCCAGACCAACGCCGCCTCCAACGGTACCGCCACCTTCCGAGTGAAAAACGTAGAGTTAAACAACGTCACCATCGGTGGCACCACGATCACCGACGCCAACAAGGCCACCTACCTCGACATCGAAACCACCACCACCACAGACATCCGCTTCGGTACCGCCGCCACCCTTCCCTCTGCCCCCGGCGGCTTGGCGGTCGGCACCGCCACAGCATCGAGCATCACACTCTCCTGGACCGACAACGCCAGCAATGAGACCGCCTACCGCGTCCAACGCAGCCCGGCCTCGGCCGGCCCATGGACCGATCTCACCGACCTCGCCGCCAACGCCACCGGCACCACCGTCACCGGACTCAACGACAGCACGACATATTACTTCCGCGTCGCCGCACTGAACACATTCGGCCTGTCTGATTACGCCGGTCCCGTGAGCGGCTCGACAACCGCGACCACGCCGACACTACCGCCACCGTCGCCCCCCACGACTGGCGGTGGTGGTGGCGGAGGAGGAGGCGCCCCCAGCGTCTGGTTCCTCTCCACCCTGAGCCTGTTGGCACTGCGGCGCGTTTCCCAGTCCCGCCGGACCACTAGCCTCATCCCACCCGGCACAACCTGA